TTCACTACGCTATTAAGGTGGACAAACGGGTGTATATATACGTGCACATACCCCTTATATGAATTAAAACACTCATATATGGTTACTACGATTGCGTCTCACGCTCACGTCACACCATAATGGCGACTAATTGCTACACCATTAAGGCGGAAAGACACGTATGGCTAGCTAACATTTATATACATACTCTCCTCATAAATCTACACATATATATATATATAACCACCGAAAAATCCCATTTTCGGTAACTCTCCAAAATAAAGAAAAATTGCCCAATTAAAAAAACATCACATGCTCCAATAAAAAGCAACTGTTCAACAATAACCCAACGCATGCATATTATTTAAAACAAAAGTTCACTCACAGTATTAGGCTTAAACTTCCCAATATAATAACCGGAATCGATGCCCTCAAACAAAACCTTAACCTTCACGGATTCTACGCGACTTGTCAGAAATACTCACAAGATTCCGGCGACTTGCCGAAAATTAGCCATTACCTCCCCGTAGGCTCCAATTCTTCAATCGATCTCAAAGCTCTAGCCTAGCAGCTCCCCTGATCGAAACTCAACCTGCAGAAACCTCCAAACACTAATGCTGCCTCGGTCGCCAACTCCACCAAATCAACACCACATCACCTTAGTTCCTCTCAACCCAAATGCATCCGACCTCTACCTCAATCCGAATCGACCTGCAATTCCTCCAAGGTCCATCTTGGCATCACACAAAGCATAGAGGACCCATCAAAACTCGAAGCACTCATCGGAAACCATCGAACGCAGATCGCCGGAGCATCGGCGTCCAATGAACTCGCTGGAAAACGTTGGAAATCGGTGAACACAGTCGAGCTACCCTTCGATCGATCTCCTCCGAAATCGGGTTGCATGTAAGTGTACGTGATCTATGGACTGGGTTTTGTAGAGGATGAAGAGAGGAGTGATTTGGTGGTGGTTTCACGGCATGCAGCAGCCAAGATCGACGACGCCACGCCGGAGATGGAGGAGGCAGCCGGAGAGGGAGAGAGAGAAGTCTGGGCTCGGGTCAAACCGAGTGCATGTGGGCTTTTCCTAAAGTCAACCCATCTCATTTCCCTTTATACCCGAACCAACAGCAAATATCAAAACTCTAATTGATCAGACGGCCCCGATTAAAAGTTATATTCTAATTCCAGAAAATTAATTCTAATATCAAACCTTCGATAAATCGTAGAAAATACCTCGAAACTTCAAAAAATAAATCTGAAGACACCGGTGAACTCGTGTCGACACAAACTACGACATCGAGACCTTAACAAAGGAATTTGACATTTCAAGAAAAACTCGAAAATAAATTTAAACGCTAACTTACTAAGTTACCGAGCACAGTTAAATTCTTCAGTAACTTGTAGAATATCCAGTAAATAAATAAAATTGGGTACGGAGCGTTACATAAAGACGTTCTAAGCTTATCTTGCTGAATGTGCATACGTATCATGTATACATGATTAAGGAATAGAATCAACCCCTTCTCATACAAGCAACACGTGCACGTGTAGTCCCTCAAGCCAAGCATGGATAATTGTTTCCTTCTCTAATTGAGATACTATAGGCGGAGTCCGCATCTTTTCTTCTTTTACGCGAACTACTAGTCTTCGCATGCAAGCAATCTCCTCGCCTATAAACTCCTCTTTGCATGCAACTGCATTGTCTAGCTCGAATGACTTTGTTGGTGGGCCATCACTTGTAAACCCACTATTTTGGGCTCGCCGGTGCGGACTATGAATTTAACTAATATTCACATAGACAATTATTGTCCAGTAAAATATTAATTTGGGTGTAAACAGGGATTTTTCATCTATATATGTTTTTTCACTTCTATATATGTTCTTTTATTTTGTACTTTTGTTCAGAGATGAAATTCAAGTGAATTGTAACAAATCTGCTGGTGTTGGTAACTGAGGATATCGAGTTATCTGTCAATTTTATGTATGTTAGTTTGAACTTTGATGCAATCAATGATATGATTGTATGTAGATGCGAGGCAAACAATTAAACTATTAATTATTAATTAGACTCGTATCATTGCATTGGTTTTTGATTATTTAAACGAGACGTACTTAATTGAGACCTGAATGATACGCAAATGACCGTTATTTCTTTTCCCGCGTCTTTGTTAAGTTTCTTTTCTAATTAACATCCTATATATAGTTACGTGTCAAGTATCTTTCATACACCTAATTGTGAATTGTGAGCAGCTTGGCTGAGGATTAAGAAGCATAGTTCAGCACCAATGTTCTTATATATACCTACCTAGAGTATATTATTATACCAAATTTAATATTGATTTCACACATATTATATTAATCTGATCGATATCTTCTGTGATTCAAGCAGATATCGAAGAAGAGCTCGAACAATCTGGTGGGATTGAAAGTCCAGTTCAGCCGGATGTAAGTCGATCGAGATCATCAGCTTCTTTTTCTTTCCTTCAATAATATTGGTGTTTTCTGCCCATGCAGTTAAAACACATGCATCAATATCTAGCTAGCTCTAATCTTACTAATTTGAATGGTTATTAACATACATTCCTCCACAAAATTTTAGTCCTTCGGCGACTATTACAGTTATGCTGAAGAGAACAACATGAAAAACGCTGCTGCTGCTACATCAAGCACTCCGCAGCAAAAGACTAATTAAGGCCAGCCATGGTAGGAAGCGGAAGATGACCGGAAAAGAGGACCCTGCTGCCCCATCCAAGGCTTTGGCCTACAAAGAGCTTAAACGGGGTGACTATTACTGGCCTAATCCTACTAAGAGCAAATGCACCTATTTTAGGTGGGTTGGACCAATCCTTAACCCGGGCTAATCCACTATTCATCCAAATCAGTCCTTGATCTTTGGTTCGACGATACAACAACGAGACCAATCTGAGGACCAATTACTATTCACTTTTTATAAAAATATGTTTTATTGATAAACAATTTTTGTTTTTTACTTTATTATTGAATTCAATAATTATTTATTTATAAACAAGATGCTCATGTAATATATAGAAAGAAATTAAAACTACAATTATTTATATAAGATATGAATGACCAATGTGGAAAGGACACGTGTTCATATCAATATCGTTATCTTTCATAAATATCTAAAATTTCCGATAAAGTTATACCAATAAACAGACGACACGTGTCCTTTTTAGATATCGTTATCTTTAGAAATAATTGAGATGATTTCGGATAGGATTTCAAGCAAATCACGACATGCCACGTGTGTAGACGATAATAGTTTGTCTCCCAAAAATGTCAATAAATAAGCTTTAAACTCATTCTACATTCACACATTCATCTCATTCATCTCTTCCTTCTAAACTCAGATATTATCATCTATTTCACTTCTCACATTTTTCATGGATCGTATTAGAAATTATTTGAGAGAGAGAGAGATGAAGAAGATGAAGAGCACATTATGCAGATTCGGTCCAACAATGTTCAAGCCGCTGCATTGGTTGCCCAGTATCACCATATGCAGATGCAGACTCCTCAAGGTCGTGGTTCACGTCCTGGTCGTGCCCCTAACGTCGAAAGACATAGGCAATCAAGAGGGGCTAACATGATGGAGGATTATTTTGTCGAGCGTCCAGTGTATAGCAACACAATTTTTCGTCAGCGCTATCGAATGCAAAAACCAGTATTCAATCGCATCATGGCGGACCTTTGCAATTTCGACGATTTTTGGAAGCAAAAACCAGATGCCACAGGAAAGCTAAGATTGCTCCCAGAACAAAAAATGACAGGTGCGTTACGAATGCTCGCATATGGTGCAGGGGCTGATCAATGTGATGAAGTCACCAGGATGGGAGCATCAACTGCTTTGAAATGCCTCAAGAAATTTTTTGCACAAGTGGAGTATTTGTACGGGGGTTGGTATCTTCGAGCTCCTAATGTCGCAGATCTGCAAAGGCTTCTACATAAAGGACAACAACGTGGTTTTCTCGGCATGATTGGGAGCATCGATTGCATGCATTGGAAGTGGAAAAACTGTCCAAAGGGGTGGTCCGGAGCTTTCTCAGGCCGTAAAGGGTACCCTACTGTTATTCTTGAAGCTATAGCATCCTACGACACACATGTATGGCATGCCTTCTTCGGTACCCCAGGAGCTCAAAATGACCTTAACGTTCTCGGAGCATCCAACGTGTTTGCAAGGGTTATTAACGGAAGTGCTCCGGAGGTTGCATATAAGGTAAATGATAGTACATACTCTATACCATACTACCTTGCTGATGGAATATACCCAAGGTGGCAGACATTTGTCAAAGCAATATCCAAACCCAAAGATGCCAATGAGACACACTTTACCAAAATGCAGGAGTCTTATCGTAAGGATGTTGAGCGGTGTTTTGGTATTCTTCAAGCTCGATGGGCCATACTCCGTCACGGTGCTAACTTGTTCAAACTAGAAGACCTTCGTACTATCATGGTAAGTTGCATCATTCTTCATAACATGATTGTGGAAGATGAGTTTGTCGAAGAAGAATTTGAGGAGTCTTGTGAAGAGGATAACTTGCATCCATTGTTGGCTAGCGTTTATGAACGACCGGTGGATCGGGAAGGTAATGTTATCCGCCATGAACCTGTTTTGAGGGCTGGAGAAACCCTACCAGCATTCTTAGATGCTAACTTCCAATTACGTTCTGCTTACCTCCATAAGGCATTGCAAGATGATTTGGTGATTCATCTTAGCAAATGATTTTCATAATCATTTGATAAAGCAATGCTCTCCTTAATTTGTCATTTTAATTTCACTCGAATAATGTTGTATGTGTGTTTTGTTTATTTTACTTTAAAAATATTGTACGTGTGCTTTGTTTGTTTCCTTTCAATAAAAGAAAATTAATTCACTATTATTAGTTCATAACGAATGATTGACCTTTATTTCATTAAATAGAAAAATGCATAATACAATCAACTTAACAATTAAAACACAACACTCTATTGTGGGGATTGTGGTTCCTCAAAAAGAGGCCTATAGCAATCCGCATTAGCATTAGGATCGGTTTTCCTCCTAATGTCCCGCTTCAATTTTTTGAACCAATCTTGTGAACCCGGGGAAATATCACTATTCCGCATGGCCATTATCCTTGCATCCTCTTTTGCCTCTTCAAATGCCATCATTCTTGCACTTTCGACACGACGGTCCTCTTCTCTTTTTCTAAGAATCTCATTGGAAATTTTGGTGCTCTCATTCATGGCTAGTAGGGCTTGAACCATGGATTCACCCACATCTTCTTTCTTTTTTCCTTTCCTTCTTGCTTCTTTGGCGGCCTTTTGTCCCATTGGCCTTCCGACGGAGCTAGGGGGAGTCTCCAAAACAATTTCTTCATCATCCAAATTAATTGGTGATTCAGTTTGGGGACCGCTAGCCGTGGAGTAAACAAAGGGGTTAACTTGAGGCGTTGGTGCATCTCTAAAATAAGGGTGATCCTTCACCGCCTCTCAACACTCCTTATGCTCGAATTGCTTTTTAATCACCCTCATATACTCTAGGTTAATTTGATGCTCCTAATTAAAAAAAACCAACAATAATAAAACTTAATAACCATATTAATTTGTCGAAATATATTTAAGTGGATNNNNNNNNNNNNNNNNNNNNNNNNNNNNNNNNNNNNNNNNNNNNNNNNNNNNNNNNNNNNNNNNNNNNNNNNNNNNNNNNNNNNNNNNNNNNNNNNNNGGTAACCGTCGCCCATGATTCGCACAATTGTAACTTCCTCCTCGGGTGGTCCAAGAACTACCCACCTCTCCCATTTGATGAATGAAAAATGAAAAAGAAGAAGAGAAGGAAGAGATTTTTTTTTTTATGAAGGAAGAGATATGATAGGTAAAGAGTGTGAAATGTGAAGAAGAGTAGTAAGGTATTTATAGAAAAAATTTGTTGATTTTTTTTTTTAAATTTCAGTTTTGTCTGCATAATGGAATAAATCCGTTGGGATGGATTTGGAGCCATCAGATCTCAATCCTACAGCCCTTAACATTTGCCCGTTATTCTTTATGAATTTGTTTTTTTCTGTTCAAAAAATGTCGTTGGTACTTAATTTGGTCCGTCAGATCTTGATCTGAACGACCCAAATTAAAGACCCGTTGGGGAAAAGCTGACTGCCCATGTGCATGATTTCTTCCTCCATGTGCAAGTTGGTGTCAGTGGGCCCGTTCATAAATCAGTCCAGAGTGAGACCTGGGTTGAGAATTAACCCAGACCACAATCCAGCTTAG
The window above is part of the Fragaria vesca subsp. vesca linkage group LG2, FraVesHawaii_1.0, whole genome shotgun sequence genome. Proteins encoded here:
- the LOC101313480 gene encoding uncharacterized protein LOC101313480, which translates into the protein MQIRSNNVQAAALVAQYHHMQMQTPQGRGSRPGRAPNVERHRQSRGANMMEDYFVERPVYSNTIFRQRYRMQKPVFNRIMADLCNFDDFWKQKPDATGKLRLLPEQKMTGALRMLAYGAGADQCDEVTRMGASTALKCLKKFFAQVEYLYGGWYLRAPNVADLQRLLHKGQQRGFLGMIGSIDCMHWKWKNCPKGWSGAFSGRKGYPTVILEAIASYDTHVWHAFFGTPGAQNDLNVLGASNVFARVINGSAPEVAYKVNDSTYSIPYYLADGIYPRWQTFVKAISKPKDANETHFTKMQESYRKDVERCFGILQARWAILRHGANLFKLEDLRTIMVSCIILHNMIVEDEFVEEEFEESCEEDNLHPLLASVYERPVDREGNVIRHEPVLRAGETLPAFLDANFQLRSAYLHKALQDDLVIHLSK